The Terracoccus luteus genome includes a region encoding these proteins:
- a CDS encoding tetratricopeptide repeat protein has product MTSSTFALRLSLAQQQFERGEYLAASRALADLVSEVEQEAAASTGGHSLHPTTDLRLLLARAYFHSAQLGRAEAVLRRLTDECPTDAYAHLLLGRTLSRAGRHEEAARPLALAQVLGDYEDKDLHPHRA; this is encoded by the coding sequence ATGACCTCGAGCACCTTCGCCCTGCGCCTGTCCCTGGCCCAGCAGCAGTTCGAGCGCGGTGAGTACCTGGCCGCCTCGCGGGCCCTCGCCGACCTCGTGAGCGAGGTCGAGCAGGAGGCCGCTGCCTCGACCGGCGGGCATTCGCTGCACCCGACCACCGACCTGCGCCTGCTGCTGGCGCGCGCCTACTTCCACTCGGCCCAGCTCGGTCGGGCCGAGGCGGTGCTGCGACGGCTCACCGACGAGTGCCCGACCGACGCCTACGCGCACCTGCTGCTCGGTCGCACCCTGTCGCGGGCCGGCCGGCACGAGGAGGCGGCGCGCCCGCTCGCCCTGGCCCAGGTGCTCGGCGACTACGAGGACAAGGACCTCCACCCCCACCGCGCCTGA
- the mscL gene encoding large conductance mechanosensitive channel protein MscL has protein sequence MLKGFKDFLMRGNIVDLAVAVVIGTAFAAVVKAFVDVIMGLIGKIGGQPDFNGWTPLGIPFGAFITALISFVIIAAVVYFVVVVPMNKLAERRAKGIEPETEAPSEEVALLTEIRDSLRAR, from the coding sequence ATGCTCAAGGGATTCAAAGACTTCCTCATGCGAGGCAACATCGTCGACCTCGCGGTCGCCGTCGTCATCGGCACCGCGTTCGCGGCCGTCGTCAAGGCGTTCGTCGACGTCATCATGGGCCTGATCGGCAAGATCGGCGGCCAGCCCGACTTCAACGGCTGGACGCCCCTCGGCATCCCGTTCGGCGCCTTCATCACCGCCCTCATCAGCTTCGTCATCATCGCCGCGGTCGTGTACTTCGTGGTCGTCGTGCCGATGAACAAGCTCGCCGAGCGCCGCGCGAAGGGCATCGAGCCGGAGACGGAGGCCCCCTCGGAGGAGGTCGCCCTGCTCACCGAGATCCGCGACTCGCTGCGCGCCCGCTGA